Below is a genomic region from Geothermobacter hydrogeniphilus.
GGAGGGGCTGGCGGAACGCCCGGCGGTCTTCGACCTCTTTTTCCGCGATCTTCCCTATGGCGGCGGCTACGCCGTCTTTGCCGGGCTCGGCCCGGCCCTCGACTACCTGGCCGAACTCTCCTTCAGCGAAGACGACCTGGGCTACCTCGCCTCGCTGCAGCTGTTTGACGAAGCCTTCCTCGCCTACCTGCGCGACTTCCGTTTTCGCGGCCGGGTGCTGGCGCCTCCGGAAGGCAGCATCGTCTTTCCCCATGAACCGCTGCTGACCGTGGAAGCCGGCCTGGCCGAGGCGCAACTGGTTGAAACCGCCCTGCTCAATATCATCAATTTCCAGACCCTGGTCGCCACCAAGGCGGCCCGCGTCAGCCTGGCCGCCGGAGAGAGTACGGTTCTGGAGTTCGGCCTGCGCCGCGCCCAGGGACCGGACGGCGCCCTGTCGGTGGCCCGCGCCGCCTGTATCGGCGGGGTCGGCAGCACCAGCAACGTGCTGGCCGGCAAACAGTTCGGGCTGCCGATCAGGGGAACCCACGCCCACAGCTGGATCATGGCTTTCGACGACGAACTGAGCGCCTTCCGCGCCTACGCCGAAGCCTTTCCCGACAACTGCGTGCTGCTGGTCGACACCTGCGACACCCTCGGCAGCGGGCTGCCGAACGCCATCCGGGTGGCAGGGGAACTGCGCGCCAGGGGACACGAACTGCTCGGTATTCGGCTCGATTCGGGGGATCTCGCCTGGCTCAGTCGACAGGCCAGGCGGATGCTGGATGAAGCGGGTTTCCCGGAGGTCAGGATCGTCGCCTCCAACGAACTGGACGAAGAGGTGATTCACGCCATTCGCGACGAGGGTGGCTGCATTGATATCTACGGAGTCGGTACCCGGCTGGCAACCTGCGCCGGAAAGGGGGGCGGAGCCCTGGGAGGCGTCTACAAGCTGGTTGAAATCGACGGTCGGCCCAAGATGAAACTGACCGCCGACATCACCAAGGCGACCCTGCCGGGTCGCAAGATCCTGTGGCGGCTGAGTACCGCGGAGGGGCGTCATGTGCAGGATGTGCTGACCCGACCGGGGGAAAAACCAACGGCGGGAACGACCGTCTTCGATCCGACCAACCCGGCCCGGACTCGGACACTGGAACCGGACCTGACCATCCGCGATCTACGGCAGACAGTGATGAACAACGGACAGAAATTGCTACCGACCGAGCCCCTCGCCCGCCTCGCGGAACGCTGCCGGACCGGCCTTCTCGCCCTGCCGAGCGGAACCCTGCGAACCACCAATCCGCACCGCTACAAGGTATCGATCAGCCCGGACCTGCATGCCCTGCGGAACAGGTTGCGGACAGCAATGGAACATATCCCCGGAGACTGACAGTTCCCTGAATCAGTGAGCTTATGGCCCAGCCGTTACTTGCTGCCGCCGAACAATCCCTTGACCCCTTTCAGGACCTTGTCGGCCTCCTGCTGAACCTTGTCGGAATCACCGGCGGGCAACTGGACCTTGTCCAACTGTTCCTGAACTTTGGCGGCAGCCTTCTCCACCTCGACTCCGGCCTTGCCGATGACCTCGGTCCTGATCGTATCGAGCCCCTTGAGTTCACCCTTGAGCAGGTTGGAGAGCATTGGCGAGAGGCTGCCGCTGCTGTTGGCCGCGGCATCGAGAATCGCCTGCACCACCTTCTGGATCATCTCCTCCATCGGCATGCCGCCCTTGTCGGCGCCGAGATTCTTCAACTCGATCTTCGGCAGCACCAGGTTGATTTTCGAAGACTGTCCAAGAGCCGCGAGATGGGCAGTAACCCGGACATTTTCAATGGTGAAACGATCAACGATGAATTTCTTGCCGCTCCCTTCGGATGCCGCGGGCGCTTTTCGCCCCGAAGAAGCACCGCCGGAAGCAGCCTTGGCGTTTCGCAGCAGGGGCTGGATATTGTTCTTCTTGCCGTCCTGCTCAAGATTGACGACGATATCGGCGAGGCGCACCTTCGGGATGCGAATGGTGTCGCCGGTCAACGATCCGAGCGAGACAGCCACTTCACCGCTGCCGAGACTGAGAAATTGATCTCCGCTGAAACCGGGCGGGTTGGCAACCTTCAACCCGGTGAGTGAGGCCTCGCCTCCGAACAGCGAAATATGAATCTGCTGCAGGCTGGTCGGCACCCCGAGAGCCTGACTGCCGCCGTATTCAATCGCCTTCTTGGCAATCGTGTCGACATAAAACAGCACGCCGGCAAACACCGCGACGACAACGACCAGCAAGGCAACCAGAACTTTTATCAGACCCTTCATCTCTCAAATCTCCTTTTGAAAGAATGTACTTGTCATTATCCGCGTATTTATCCTGAACCCTGACTCAAGCCTAATCTTTCCGCCCTGAATTGCAAGCGTCCGATTTGCCGTGCGGAAATCTGTGCTACTGTTGAATATCATGCAGATTCTTCAGAACCCCAGCTGTGAAATTCCGGAAGACTGTCCCTATCTTCCCGGTCGACCGAAATCATCCCTCTCGTTTCTGGCCAGGAACCTCAAGGCAGAGGAACTGAACCGGTTGCTGACACGGGGATGGCGCAAATTCGGGCCCTATTTTTTTCAGCCGGCCTGTCCC
It encodes:
- a CDS encoding nicotinate phosphoribosyltransferase, translated to MKPSALLTDLYQLTMLAGYRREGLAERPAVFDLFFRDLPYGGGYAVFAGLGPALDYLAELSFSEDDLGYLASLQLFDEAFLAYLRDFRFRGRVLAPPEGSIVFPHEPLLTVEAGLAEAQLVETALLNIINFQTLVATKAARVSLAAGESTVLEFGLRRAQGPDGALSVARAACIGGVGSTSNVLAGKQFGLPIRGTHAHSWIMAFDDELSAFRAYAEAFPDNCVLLVDTCDTLGSGLPNAIRVAGELRARGHELLGIRLDSGDLAWLSRQARRMLDEAGFPEVRIVASNELDEEVIHAIRDEGGCIDIYGVGTRLATCAGKGGGALGGVYKLVEIDGRPKMKLTADITKATLPGRKILWRLSTAEGRHVQDVLTRPGEKPTAGTTVFDPTNPARTRTLEPDLTIRDLRQTVMNNGQKLLPTEPLARLAERCRTGLLALPSGTLRTTNPHRYKVSISPDLHALRNRLRTAMEHIPGD